In the genome of Serratia symbiotica (Periphyllus acericola), the window CAGTTTTCGCCAGATACGCCGTTTTTCCTGACCGTGTTTTTTTACCTTCCACTCCCCTTAACCCAACACGTTGAGCCCGCTAGAGTCGATAACGAAGTGCGCAATTTCACCCGGCGTTGCGGTTTTAAACGGGACATGGCCGGACTTCGCCCGCTTACTGATGCAGGTGTCGTCCGGGCAGTTCAACGGCACTTTGATCAGTGTGACAATTGAGTCGACAAAGCCCTGGAGGGCGCGAAGTGTCAGGCCGAAAATCCGTTTCAGCATCAATACGCTGGTCATTGCCCGCTGGTCATTGCCATATCGGAATAATTTGGTGGGCGACCACGCAGAGAAGGTTTTGCCTCGCAGTACCAGGCGTAAAGTGCCGTTTCATCCACCGAGAAAGTGAGTGAACCCCGAGCGATAAGGGCGTTATTGTAAGCCTTCCAGTTGGTGATGTTGAACTTTTGCTGGGCCACGGAATATCGCTATTTTGACAGAAGGAGAGTGATCGGATCCTCGTCCCGGCCAAAAGTTCGATTTATTCAACAACGCCGTACGAAGTACACATTACCGATGCGTTTTCCCGGCTGGGTGAGCTGCGCCTGCAACTTACCCTCGTTGGTGGGCACCAACAGGCTTTCACTGTCGCGATCCAGACACCCGGCGGCGTAAACGTCGGTAAAGGGAATAAATGCTTTCAAGGTGTTGCTACCGGCTGCATCGGTGAACTGTGGCAGCACATCAAATGGCTTGTTGAATAACACCACTCGGCACAGATCTTGCGCTGCCACATGCTTGCTTAATCGTTTAACTTTTTGATTTTTAATAAATATTTTATTCATAGCAGTTGATATTATGGCTGATAAGCGCATTATAACCGAATCCATTTCGGATTGGATCGGGCGGAATATTGGATGTAGTATCTGCACATATCTTACAAATTATTAACAAAAATTACGCGTATAAGGAGAGTTTGATGGAAAGCAAAGTAGTTGTTCCGGCAGAAGGTAAAAAGATTACGGTCGATGCCCAGGGTAAACTGATCGTTCCAAATAACCCTATCGTTCCGTTTATCGAAGGCGATGGCATTGGCGTTGATGTTACCCCTGCTATGATTCATGTGGTTGATGTAGCTGTAGAAAAAGCCTACCACGGCACCCGCAAAATCGCATGGATGGAAATCTACACTGGCGAAAAATCCACTCACGTTTACGGGAATGATGTGTGGCTACCAGATGAAACCCTGGATCTGATCCGTGACTACCGTGTTGCCATCAAAGGCCCGTTGACTACCCCGGTTAGTGGTGGTATCCGCTCCCTTAACGTGGCTCTACGCCAGCAGTTGGATCTATACGTGTGCCTGCGTCCAGTACGCTATTATCAGGGCACCCCAAGTCCGGTTAAACAGCCAGAACTGACTGATATGGTGATCTTCCGTGAAAACGCTGAAGATATCTATGCTGGCATTGAGTGGAAAGCCGGTTCTGTGCAAGCAGATAAAGTGATCAAATTTCTGCGTGACGAAATGGGCGTGGAGAAGATCCGCTTCCCAGAGCAGTGTGGGATCGGCGTCAAACCCGTCTCCGAAGAGGGAACCAAGCGTCTGGTGCGTGCGGCGATCGAATACGCCATCACCAATGACCGTGATTCCATGACCCTGGTTCACAAAGGCAACATCATGAAATTCACCGAAGGTGCTTTCAAGGATTGGGGCTATGAATTGGCGCGTGAAGAGTTTGGTGGTGAGTTGATTGACGGTGGGCCATGGCTGAAAATCAAGAACCCAAATACCGGTAAAGAGATCGTGGTTAAAGATGTGATCGCCGATGCCTTCTTACAGCAAATATTGCTACGCCCAGCGGAATACGATGTGATCGCCTGTATGAACTTGAACGGTGACTACATTTCTGACGCCCTAGCAGCCCAGGTTGGCGGTATCGGTATTGCACCTGGTGCCAACATCGGCTCTGACTGCGCGCTGTTCGAGGCGACCCATGGCACTGCGCCTAAATACGTCGGCCAGGACAAAGTAAATCCAGGTTCCATTATCCTCTCTGCCGAAATGATGCTGCGTCATATGGGTTGGACAGAAGCCGCTAACTTAATTGTTAAAGGTATGGAAGGGGCGATTGCCGCTAAAACCGTGACCTACGATTTTGAACGTTTGATGGATGGCGCTAAGTTACTGAAATGCTCAGAATTTAGCAATGCTATCATTAAGCATATGTTACTAGCAGCCTGAAATATAAAACCAACATAGTTGTTATTGTTATGTTATTTTTTGTTCGCTAAGGGGCGTTGTTGAATAAATCGAACTTTTGGCCGGGACGAGGATCAGATCACTCTCCTTCTGTCAAAATAGCGACATTCCGTGGCCCAGCAAAAGTTCAACATCACCACCTGGAAGGCTTACAACAACGCCCTTATCGCTCGGGGTTCACTCACTTTCTCGGTGGATGAAACGGCACTTTACGCCTGGTACTGCGAGGAAAAACCTTCTCTGCGTGGTCGCCCACCACATTATTCCGATATGGCAATCACCAGCGTATTGATGCTGAAACGGATTTTCGGCCTGACACTTCGCGCCCTCCAGGGCTTCGGCGACTCCATTGTCACACTGATCAAAGTGCCGTTGAACTGCCCGGACGACACCTGCATCAGTAAGCGGGCGAAGTCCGGCCATGTCCCGTTTAAAACCCCAACGCCGGGTGAAATTGCGCACCTCGTTATCGACTCTAGCGGGCTCAACGCTCAACGTGTTGGGTTAAGGGGAGTGGAAGGTAAAAAAATACGGTCAGGAAAAACGGCGGATCTGGCGAACACTGCATTTGGCCGTAGATACAGAAACACATGAGGTCATCTGTGCTGACCTTTCCTTGAGCAATGTCACCGATACCGAAGCCTTCCCAGGTCTCATCCGCCAGAGGTACCGTAAAATCAAAGTCGCCTCGGCGGATCGGGCTTAGGATACGCGAGTGTGTGATGATGAGTTAAGGGGCAAGAAGCTCAGGGCGTTAATACCGCCCAAAAGCGGAGCCCGTTATTGGTCGGCAGACTATGCAGAGCGCAATCAAGCGGTGGCGAACCAGCGCGTTACCGGAGACAACACACGGTGGAAAAGTATCACAGGCTACCACCGACGTTCGATAGCGGCAACAGCGAGGTATAGAGTAAAACAGCTATTTGGTGGTCACCTGTCTCTGCCAGGGGACTCTGTATTCCAAATCCGATTTATTCAACAAAGCCCCGTGCAACACATCATCACCGGTGCTGAGCATCTCCACCCTTAACATCGATTTCTCCCCTATTTTTTTATCATTCCATGAAGGCCGTCAATAATTTTTCACCCAATACCCTACCAGTCTATACCAAGGCGTCACCTGCCTTTAGGGATAAAAACTCAAAAATTCTTAATTAATCAAATAAATGTAAAGCGGTGAAAACAAGAATAAAACTTACCAAGGCAATACTAAAAATCACTCAGACCCATTTACCGTAGGCGTTCAATAGGTCTACAACTATTATTAATGTCTTAACTAAGATCAAAGACGACAGTTCTTTGGCAACATGATGATGTTGAACGTTTAAACCGCCCGAGCCTTAACCAAAATACGATAAGAAGCACATGATGAGCAAGAAAGGACTGACCACCACAGCTGGCGCACCGGTTGTTGACAACAATAACGTGATCACCGCAGGAAAACGCGGACCGATGCTGCTGCAAGACGTTTGGTACTTAGAAAAACTGGCCTACTTTGACCGCGAGTTCATACCTGAGCGCCGCATGCACGCTAAAGGTTCTGGTGCCTACGGCACCTTCACCGTCACCCACGATATTACCAAATATACCCGAGAAAAAATCTTCTCCGACATTGGCAAAAAACCGACATGTTTGTCCGCTTCTCTACAGTGGCTGGCGAGCGCGGCGCTGCCGATGCCGAGCGTGATATTCGCCGCTTCTCCATGAAGTTCTATACCGAAGAGGGAAACTGGGATCTGGTGGGCAATGATACGCCAGTGTTCTACCTGCGGGATCCGCTGAAATTCCCCGACCTTAACCACGTAGTGAAACGTGATCCGTACACCAACCTACGCAACCTGGTGTACAAATGGGATTTCTTCTCCCTCCAGCCAGAATCGTTGCACCAACTGACCATCGATTTCAGCGATCGCGGCCTGCCTAAATCTTACCGTCACATGCAGGGCTTCGGTAGCCAGACTTACAGCTTCATCAATGCCGATAACCAGCGTTTATGGGTGAAGTTTCAGTCCATCTGCCAACAGGGCATTGAAAATATAATGGATGACGAGGCGGAAGCCATCATCGCCAAGGATCGCGAAAGCTCACAGCGCGATCAGTTTGAGGCGATTGAGCGCGGTGATTTCCCTAGCTGGAATCTACAGATCCAGATCATGCCGGAGCACCAAGCCTCGCAAACTACTTATAACCCGTTTGATCTGACCAAGGTGTAGCCACACGGCTACTACCCG includes:
- the icd gene encoding NADP-dependent isocitrate dehydrogenase; amino-acid sequence: MESKVVVPAEGKKITVDAQGKLIVPNNPIVPFIEGDGIGVDVTPAMIHVVDVAVEKAYHGTRKIAWMEIYTGEKSTHVYGNDVWLPDETLDLIRDYRVAIKGPLTTPVSGGIRSLNVALRQQLDLYVCLRPVRYYQGTPSPVKQPELTDMVIFRENAEDIYAGIEWKAGSVQADKVIKFLRDEMGVEKIRFPEQCGIGVKPVSEEGTKRLVRAAIEYAITNDRDSMTLVHKGNIMKFTEGAFKDWGYELAREEFGGELIDGGPWLKIKNPNTGKEIVVKDVIADAFLQQILLRPAEYDVIACMNLNGDYISDALAAQVGGIGIAPGANIGSDCALFEATHGTAPKYVGQDKVNPGSIILSAEMMLRHMGWTEAANLIVKGMEGAIAAKTVTYDFERLMDGAKLLKCSEFSNAIIKHMLLAA